The Psychrobacter arenosus region AAGACTACCGCCACGCTTAGTGAAGGTGAGCAGAAAAAGCTGACAGCTATGACCGCAGCTTGTGCCTTGATTGCTGCGCATACCGATACCTTATTTTGGCAAGCCGCTACGGCTGCAGTCACAGATATTGCTGAGATTTTGCCGTTAAGCAATGCGCGCAAACGCACCCTAATCTTCGTAGAACAACAGTTCCACGATTACCTGCCTATCAACGACCATCGCTTTGCAGACTTGGTGAGCTTCGCCAGTAAGCGCGATCATGCCCAAGCGCGAGCCCTCGAGCAGCAGTACGCTATCAACCGTATGGATGATCAGCAACGCGAGCAAATGAAGCGTTTCTTATTTGGTCCTAATCGCAAGGTAACGGATACCTTAAACGAGTTAATCCAAGCGCAAATCAATGAGATTAAGCAAAAGGTGGATGTTTATACCCGCCAAGATGACACTCAATCGTCTAGCACAGACAATCAACAAATAGCGGGCGACCTGACGGCATTAGGCGGGGCTATGAAGCTGCTTGGGCTGCAAGATGCCACGGATGCTTTGTATCAAGCAGCTGAGGCGGTCAAAACTTGGCAGACCCCCACTCCTGAGGATTTCGATAAGCTATTAAATTCAATGATGGTGGCTGAAAACGCTTCTATCCTTATGGCTAAGGCGCATACCCCTGGAGCGGTTAACATGCCTTTGCACAACCGCAATATTTCTATGCATCAGCTCGATACGGCCTATGAGACTTTGGTAGCCGAATGTCGCTTAGCGATTAAAGAGATTGAAGCGACTATTAGCAGCTATATCATGGACCCGTTATCCAATCAGGATAGTATTGATGTGGTCGCTGCGATGTTGCAGCAAGTGTCTGGCGCCGTGCGCTTTTTACAGCTAGGCAACTCGGTCCATCTGTTAAGCCGTTTGGTAAAATTCATTCAAAACTATGTCTTTGATGAAGCCCGCGGAGTAAACCAAGATAATTTAGAGTATATCGCGGATATTTTGATGGCGGTAGACTACCAATTGGATGGCTTGGAGAAGAAGCATCCTGTGGGTAAACAAGCTATGATTATCGGACAACGCAGTCTTAGTCAGTTGCTAGCAGCGTCATAGTTCGTCCCTGTTAGGGCGTTAAGCACCGCTTGATATTTTTAAACTTTGCCAGTTTTTTATTGAAAATTTTTATTGAAACTTTTGATTAGGAACCGCTACCGCAGCAACAGAGTATCGGTTCCTGAGTACTTTTAGATGACTATAACAGCCTTAGTAATAGACGGTGATCTCGTCTTATGTCAAAAAACGGCAACCGATTGGTTGCCGTTTGGTTTAGCCCTACCCGTACACAAAGATGCTGCGCCTAATGAGCGTACAGTAGCGCAGCCATTAGCGAGCACTGCTGGCCCATTATCCTATGCACAATTGGGTCTACTGCCGCTAAGCCACTCCTTTACCGCAGTAGCTGACAATGATAATCCGCCTATTACTGCAGCAATGAGCCTTGCGTTTGCTCAAGAGCAGCAGCTAGCTATTGATGAGACGCTAAGCTTTATTCCCTATCGGTTATTAATAGCGAATCTCTCTGCACAAGATTGTCAAAGTTTAAGTGAGGCCATTCAACTGTTACGATGGCAGGCGCAGACTCGCTTTTGCAGCGCTTGTGGGGGACCGGTAGCGCCGCATCGCTCTGGCGAACGTGCGATGGTATGCTTAGACAGCATTTGTAATCATGCTCAATACCCGCGTATTCAACCATGTATTATTACGATTATTACCCGACCCAACCCTGAAACGGGCGTTTTGCAAATACTATTGGCTCAGCATCATCGTCATTCGCAACGGGCTAGTATTCCGAAGAGCAATCCCTTATATGGCTTGATTGCCGGTTTCGTTGAAGTCGGTGAAAGTCTAGAGCAAGGATTAAGGCGCGAAGTGTTTGAAGAAGTGGCGCTGACTGTCGGCAAAATTCATTATATGGGCAGCCAACCTTGGCCTTATCCGTCAAACTTAATGATTGGGTTTCATGCTGAATACAAGT contains the following coding sequences:
- the nudC gene encoding NAD(+) diphosphatase is translated as MTITALVIDGDLVLCQKTATDWLPFGLALPVHKDAAPNERTVAQPLASTAGPLSYAQLGLLPLSHSFTAVADNDNPPITAAMSLAFAQEQQLAIDETLSFIPYRLLIANLSAQDCQSLSEAIQLLRWQAQTRFCSACGGPVAPHRSGERAMVCLDSICNHAQYPRIQPCIITIITRPNPETGVLQILLAQHHRHSQRASIPKSNPLYGLIAGFVEVGESLEQGLRREVFEEVALTVGKIHYMGSQPWPYPSNLMIGFHAEYKSGEVVIEAEELSHAAFFDITDLPHIPSAGSIAFDMIQQVIKQA